The Acidimicrobiales bacterium genome has a window encoding:
- a CDS encoding class I SAM-dependent methyltransferase, whose amino-acid sequence MTGTNPPSGNAELWEAHSEWWQRQFTEGADPEYTEQILPIVAEWTRGYERVLEVGTGEGQVARHVVADGDGSRFVVGLDPTVNQIVEARRRGGGVDYLRSGAEALPFADASFDAVVCCLVFEHIDDLDEALAEVARVLRPGGRFVFCLNHPLISTPGSGWIDDHVLDPPEQYWRIGPYLAETEEVEQVEKGVFIRFLHRPLGRYVNTMADVGLRLERLLEPPPPPGFLDRAPEYGAADTIPRLLTLVATRG is encoded by the coding sequence ATGACCGGCACGAACCCGCCGTCGGGGAACGCCGAGCTCTGGGAGGCGCACTCGGAGTGGTGGCAGCGCCAGTTCACCGAGGGTGCCGATCCGGAGTACACCGAGCAGATCCTGCCGATCGTCGCCGAGTGGACCCGCGGGTACGAGCGGGTCCTCGAGGTCGGCACCGGCGAGGGCCAGGTGGCGCGCCACGTCGTCGCCGACGGCGACGGGTCCCGGTTCGTCGTCGGCCTCGACCCGACCGTCAACCAGATCGTCGAGGCCCGGCGGCGGGGGGGAGGGGTCGACTACCTGCGCTCGGGGGCCGAGGCCCTCCCGTTCGCCGATGCGTCGTTCGACGCCGTGGTCTGCTGCCTGGTGTTCGAGCACATCGACGATCTCGACGAGGCCCTGGCCGAGGTGGCCCGGGTCCTGCGGCCCGGTGGCCGCTTCGTCTTCTGCCTGAACCACCCGCTGATCTCCACGCCGGGGAGCGGCTGGATCGACGACCACGTGCTCGACCCGCCCGAGCAGTACTGGCGGATCGGGCCCTACCTGGCCGAGACCGAGGAGGTCGAGCAGGTCGAGAAGGGGGTGTTCATCCGGTTCCTCCACCGACCGTTGGGCCGCTACGTGAACACCATGGCCGACGTCGGCCTCCGCCTCGAGCGCCTCCTCGAACCGCCGCCCCCGCCAGGGTTCCTCGACCGCGCCCCCGAATACGGCGCCGCCGACACGATCCCCCGTCTGCTCACCCTCGTCGCGACGCGGGGCTGA
- the uvrC gene encoding excinuclease ABC subunit UvrC: MVQRPPAGTIPDEPGSYQFKDAHGRVIYVGKAKSLRQRLSNYFQNPRNLAPRTAQMVATAESVEWIQVRNDVEALMLEYSLIKQHQPRFNIRLRDDKSYPFLAVTLDDEWPRATVMRGAKRKGTRYFGPYAHAWAIRETLDLLLRTFPVRTCSANKFGRHERLGRPCLLFHIEKCSGPCVGEITKEAYDVLVDELVAFLAGDTDAVVSRLEAEMRDAAGELEFERAARLRDRLGAVQRASEKQQMVVERNEDLDVVGLAGDELEAAVQVFFVRRGRVLGRKGFVVDKTEDLTDHELVDRILEGLYADPPPLGVPKQVLVPVDSADPALYEEWLALQRGSKVTIRVPQRGDKRELLAMVTRNAEEELTRHRLRRSSDHNTRARALNELQSHLDLPEAPLRIECYDMSHIQGSDYVGSMVVLEDGLPKKSEYRRFRIRSGQGNDDFAAMEEVLTRRLTAYLDDREKPVAERGGKFSYPPQLLLVDGGKGQLGVAVRVLEELGLDEEIPVAALAKQFEEVYRPGRPDPVRVPRGSDALYLLQRIRDEAHRFAIGYHRQLRGKRMTTSVLDGIPGLGPTRKARLVRELGGVGAVKTASLATLQALSWLPDPVAQAVHDRIHGPAGPSPTSPA, from the coding sequence ATGGTCCAACGACCGCCTGCGGGCACGATCCCGGACGAGCCGGGCTCCTACCAGTTCAAGGACGCCCACGGTCGGGTGATCTACGTCGGCAAGGCCAAGAGCCTGCGCCAGCGCCTCTCGAACTACTTCCAGAACCCCCGCAACCTTGCGCCCCGCACCGCCCAGATGGTGGCCACCGCCGAGTCCGTCGAGTGGATCCAGGTCCGCAACGACGTCGAGGCGCTCATGCTCGAGTACAGCCTCATCAAGCAGCACCAGCCGCGCTTCAACATCCGGCTGCGCGACGACAAGAGCTACCCGTTCCTCGCTGTGACCCTCGACGACGAGTGGCCCCGGGCCACCGTGATGCGCGGGGCGAAGCGCAAGGGCACCCGGTACTTCGGGCCCTACGCCCACGCCTGGGCCATCCGCGAGACGCTCGACCTGTTGTTGCGCACCTTCCCGGTTCGCACCTGCTCGGCCAACAAGTTCGGGCGTCACGAGCGGCTCGGTCGTCCGTGCCTGCTGTTCCACATCGAGAAGTGCTCCGGTCCGTGCGTCGGCGAGATCACGAAGGAGGCGTACGACGTGCTCGTCGACGAGCTCGTCGCCTTCCTCGCCGGTGACACCGACGCCGTCGTCTCGCGGCTCGAGGCCGAGATGCGCGACGCCGCCGGTGAGCTCGAGTTCGAGCGGGCGGCCCGGCTGCGCGACCGCCTCGGTGCCGTGCAGCGGGCTAGCGAGAAGCAGCAGATGGTCGTCGAGAGGAACGAGGACCTCGACGTCGTGGGCCTCGCCGGCGACGAGCTCGAGGCCGCCGTCCAGGTGTTCTTCGTGCGTCGTGGCCGGGTGCTGGGGCGCAAGGGTTTCGTGGTCGACAAGACCGAGGACCTGACCGACCACGAGCTCGTCGACCGCATCCTCGAGGGCCTCTACGCCGACCCGCCCCCCCTCGGGGTCCCCAAGCAGGTGCTGGTCCCGGTCGACAGCGCCGACCCGGCCCTCTACGAGGAGTGGCTCGCCCTCCAGCGGGGTTCGAAGGTCACGATCCGGGTGCCCCAGCGGGGTGACAAGCGCGAGCTGTTGGCCATGGTGACCCGCAACGCCGAGGAGGAGCTGACCCGTCACCGCCTGCGCCGCTCCTCCGACCACAACACCCGGGCCCGGGCGCTCAACGAGCTCCAGTCCCACCTCGATCTCCCCGAGGCGCCGCTGCGCATCGAGTGCTACGACATGAGCCACATCCAGGGCAGCGACTACGTGGGCTCGATGGTGGTGCTCGAGGACGGTCTGCCCAAGAAGAGCGAGTACCGGCGCTTCAGGATCCGCAGCGGTCAGGGCAACGACGACTTCGCGGCGATGGAGGAGGTCCTCACCCGACGCCTCACCGCTTACCTCGACGACCGGGAGAAGCCGGTCGCCGAACGGGGCGGGAAGTTCTCGTATCCGCCCCAGCTGCTGCTCGTCGACGGCGGCAAGGGCCAGCTCGGGGTGGCGGTCCGGGTCCTCGAGGAGCTCGGGCTCGACGAGGAGATCCCGGTGGCCGCGCTGGCCAAGCAGTTCGAGGAGGTCTACCGACCCGGCCGCCCCGATCCGGTGCGGGTGCCGCGCGGCAGCGATGCCCTTTACCTGCTCCAGCGCATCCGGGACGAGGCCCACCGCTTCGCCATCGGCTACCACCGCCAGCTCCGGGGGAAGCGGATGACCACCTCCGTGCTCGACGGGATCCCCGGTCTCGGTCCCACCCGCAAGGCTCGCCTGGTCAGGGAGCTCGGAGGGGTCGGGGCGGTCAAGACGGCGTCGCTGGCCACGCTGCAGGCCCTCTCCTGGCTGCCCGACCCGGTCGCGCAGGCGGTCCACGACCGGATCCACGGCCCGGCGGGCCCGTCGCCGACGTCGCCGGCATGA
- the nadA gene encoding quinolinate synthase NadA, which yields MATRLPPPVTIGAHFPVGVPDNMLRLQIPLPERYADATQADLAARIEAAKATLGDRVFVLGHHYQRDEVMRWADARGDSFRLSVLAQEHPEAEYIVFCGVHFMAESADILTGDHQQVILPDLNAGCSMADMADLEEVEEAWEALARVTDISQVVPITYMNSSAALKAFVGEHGGAVCTSTNARAVLEWALSLGDRADDGAGGRQVLFFPDQHLGRNTGHQLGFTEDDMAVWNPRLEMGGLSDTEAKQSTFLLWKGHCSVHQRFRPEHIEAFRAQHPDGIVVAHPECARETCALADQVGSTDFIIRAVEAAPPGSVIGVGTEIHLVNRLNDETPDKTVVSLDPLVCPCSTMFRIDAAHLCWVLEGLVEGRVVNRITVDADTTEWAKVALDRMLSIT from the coding sequence GTGGCGACCAGGCTGCCCCCACCGGTCACCATCGGTGCCCACTTCCCTGTGGGGGTACCTGACAACATGCTCCGGCTCCAGATCCCGCTCCCCGAGCGGTACGCCGACGCCACCCAGGCCGATCTCGCGGCCCGCATCGAGGCCGCCAAGGCCACGCTCGGCGACCGGGTCTTCGTCCTCGGCCACCACTACCAGCGCGACGAGGTCATGCGCTGGGCCGATGCCCGCGGCGACTCGTTCCGCCTGTCGGTGCTGGCCCAGGAGCACCCCGAGGCGGAGTACATCGTCTTCTGCGGCGTCCACTTCATGGCCGAGTCGGCGGACATCCTCACCGGCGACCACCAACAGGTCATCCTCCCGGACCTCAACGCCGGCTGCTCGATGGCCGACATGGCCGACCTGGAGGAGGTCGAGGAGGCGTGGGAGGCGCTGGCCCGGGTGACCGACATCTCCCAGGTGGTCCCCATCACCTACATGAACTCGTCGGCCGCGCTGAAGGCGTTCGTCGGTGAGCACGGCGGCGCGGTGTGCACCTCGACCAACGCCCGGGCGGTGCTCGAGTGGGCGCTGTCGCTCGGCGACCGGGCCGACGACGGGGCCGGGGGTCGACAGGTGCTGTTCTTCCCCGACCAGCACCTCGGGCGCAACACCGGGCACCAACTCGGCTTCACCGAGGACGACATGGCCGTGTGGAACCCCCGCCTGGAGATGGGCGGGCTCTCCGACACCGAGGCCAAGCAGTCCACCTTCCTGCTCTGGAAGGGGCACTGCTCGGTGCACCAGCGCTTCCGCCCCGAGCACATCGAGGCGTTCCGCGCCCAGCACCCCGACGGCATCGTCGTCGCCCACCCCGAGTGCGCCCGCGAGACCTGCGCTCTCGCCGATCAGGTCGGGTCGACCGACTTCATCATCAGGGCCGTCGAGGCGGCCCCGCCCGGCTCGGTCATCGGCGTCGGCACCGAGATCCACCTCGTGAACCGACTCAACGACGAGACACCCGACAAGACGGTCGTCTCGCTCGATCCGCTCGTGTGCCCGTGCTCGACGATGTTCCGCATCGACGCCGCCCACCTGTGCTGGGTGCTCGAGGGCCTCGTCGAGGGACGGGTGGTCAACCGCATCACCGTCGATGCCGATACGACCGAATGGGCCAAGGTCGCACTGGATCGCATGCTCTCCATCACGTGA
- a CDS encoding methyltransferase domain-containing protein yields the protein MTNLDRGHYEQDELWGAQNVALPDHQLQRMAAIDELLPADATAVLDIGAGDGRVLQHLLRERPDLTTAVAVERSRSALGHAVGTTRVQGSIDAVPVADRSVDTVLCCEVLEHLPDPVYRDALVELARIADRYVVVTVPNREVRRRADVTCTQCGCRYNRERHLRSFTPERVADLLPGFELDDVRECGPRQPLYPRMVRTGLERVGLLPVLGSPTCPQCGAEYRPRPSTAVRPEAAETRSAPTEATGGSATSRYRTLRRLAPKQRHPYWLCVRYSRTSLSR from the coding sequence TTGACGAACCTCGATCGGGGCCACTACGAACAGGACGAGCTCTGGGGCGCCCAGAACGTCGCGCTCCCGGACCACCAACTCCAGCGGATGGCCGCGATCGACGAACTGCTGCCCGCCGACGCGACAGCGGTCCTCGACATCGGTGCCGGCGACGGACGGGTCCTGCAGCACCTCCTCCGGGAACGACCGGACCTCACCACCGCCGTAGCAGTGGAACGAAGCCGATCCGCCCTGGGCCACGCCGTCGGGACGACACGGGTCCAGGGCTCCATCGACGCCGTACCGGTCGCCGACCGATCGGTCGACACCGTGCTGTGCTGCGAGGTGCTCGAACACCTTCCCGATCCGGTCTACAGGGACGCACTCGTCGAGCTGGCGCGGATCGCCGATCGCTACGTCGTCGTCACCGTCCCGAACCGCGAAGTGCGCCGCCGCGCCGACGTGACGTGCACACAGTGCGGGTGTCGCTACAACCGGGAGCGCCACCTGCGCTCGTTCACACCCGAGCGGGTTGCCGACCTCCTTCCCGGGTTCGAGCTCGACGACGTACGCGAGTGCGGGCCCCGCCAACCCCTGTACCCACGCATGGTCCGCACGGGCCTCGAGCGGGTGGGACTCCTCCCCGTGCTCGGTTCACCCACGTGCCCTCAGTGCGGGGCCGAGTACCGACCACGTCCGTCGACCGCGGTGCGCCCCGAAGCGGCCGAGACCCGATCGGCGCCGACCGAGGCCACCGGAGGGTCGGCGACGAGCCGATACCGGACCCTGCGTCGGCTGGCTCCGAAGCAGCGACACCCGTACTGGCTGTGTGTCCGCTACTCCCGCACCTCCCTCAGCCGATAG